One genomic window of Nicotiana sylvestris chromosome 10, ASM39365v2, whole genome shotgun sequence includes the following:
- the LOC104213922 gene encoding aluminum-activated malate transporter 9-like, whose amino-acid sequence MVTIKNFFKKASSDENKEKLLPNDYDERKGCCNCFSPLNDKFTSFFNNLQDFAKKAIEMGRNDPRKIIFSLKMGFALSFVSLLIFWKKPNDIAQFAIWAILTVLVMFEFSIGATLIKGFNRGLGTFCAGMLAFIFAQLALWAGERERVVIVVSIFIVAFFGSYLKLYPTMAPYEYGYRVFILTYCILIVAGNRTREYNVAICTRLALIALGAGICLLINISIYPIWSGEDLHRLVVKNFMDLANSLEGCINGYLSCVEHDRDANDSEYNGYKSVIESTGREQTLLGFAIWEPPHGRYRMHKNLWRDFVKLSSALRHCAFMVMALHGCIQSEIQSPPEKRKVFRNELKRVGANAAKVLRELGTKLEKLEMLDSHGNILKEVHETAQQLQKKIDHKSYILVNSKSWEIGKPNINHEDSSSENGSENLPLSSRSRSLSETAIDISSLQANWPQLAKESSEFRNSSFRKQNQWPSRLSLADGDIADTCEMETYLSASSLSLATFASLLIEFVARLQNVVDNFEELSQRAEFKEPDVIIPPSAIKS is encoded by the exons ATGGTGACCATAAAGAATTTTTTCAAGAAGGCTTCTTCAgatgaaaacaaagaaaaactgctgCCAAATGATTATGATGAAAGAAAAGGCTGCTGCAATTGTTTCAGTCCATTGAATGATAAGTTTACAAGTTTTTTCAACAATTTACAAGATTTTGCTAAGAAAGCAATCGAGATGGGTCGCAACGATCctcgaaaaattattttttccttGAAAATGGGATTTGCTTTATCTTTTGTGTCTCTTCTCATTTTTTGGAAGAAACCTAATGATATTGCTCAGTTCGCAATTTGGGCAATCTTAACAGTTCTTGTTATGTTTGAGTTCAGCATAG GAGCAACCTTAATTAAAGGATTTAATCGTGGTTTGGGGACATTTTGTGCTGGGATGCTTGCCTTCATCTTTGCTCAATTAGCATTGTGGGCTGGAGAAAGGGAAAGAGTTGTAATTGTTGTGAGCATTTTTATCGTAG CATTTTTTGGATCATACTTGAAGCTATACCCAACAATGGCACCATATGAATATGGATATCGAGTGTTTATCTTGACGTATTGTATCCTAATTGTGGCTGGAAACAGGACTAGAGAGTACAATGTGGCAATTTGTACTCGTTTGGCACTGATTGCTCTTGGTGCTGGTATTTGCTTGTTGATTAATATAAGTATTTACCCCATCTGGTCTGGTGAAGATTTGCATCGTTTGGTGGTTAAGAATTTCATGGATCTTGCAAATTCTTTGGAAG GTTGTATCAATGGGTACTTAAGTTGTGTTGAGCATgatagagatgcaaatgactcAGAATATAACGGTTACAAATCTGTCATAGAATCCACAGGACGAGAACAAACATTG CTTGGATTTGCTATTTGGGAGCCACCTCATGGGCGTTATAGAATGCACAAGAATCTGTGGAGAGACTTTGTTAAATTAAGCAGTGCATTGAGGCATTGTGCATTCATGGTTATGGCATTGCATGGATGTATCCAATCAGAAATCCAG TCGCCACCAGAGAAGAGGAAAGTATTCCGTAATGAGCTAAAGAGGGTTGGTGCAAATGCTGCAAAAGTTTTACGTGAGCTAGGAACAAAGTTAGAAAAATTGGAAATGCTAGATAGTCATGGAAATATTCTAAAAGAAGTGCACGAGACAGCTCAACAACTACAGAAGAAAATAGACCATAAATCATATATTTTGGTCAATTCAAAGAGTTGGGAAATTGGAAAACCAAACATTAATCATGAAGAttcttcaagtgaaaatggtagtGAAAATTTGCCATTAAGTTCTCGATCTCGATCACTAAGTGAAACAGCCATTGACATAAGTTCATTACAAGCAAATTGGCCACAATTGGCAAAAGAATCGTCTGAATTTAGAAACTCATCATTTAGAAAGCAAAATCAATGGCCTTCACGTCTTTCACTTGCTGATGGTGATATTGCTGATACATGTGAAATGGAAACTTACTTAAGTGCGAGTTCTTTGTCTTTGGCTACTTTTGCTTCACTACTTATTGAATTTGTTGCAAGGCTTCAGAATGTGGTTGATAACTTTGAAGAATTAAGTCAAAGGGCAGAGTTCAAAGAGCCAGATGTTATCATCCCACCTAGTGCAATAAAGAGTTAA
- the LOC104213921 gene encoding small ribosomal subunit protein cS23z-like — translation MLTMSVQSSLKTSVTIPSLPSHNPSVKSFRCSSFSVNNTVSSSILSYKTKPTRSIHKLFASAATETEPVTAEISDSVVQEIEKTDSKKKVIEKPRLVLKFIWMEKNIGLGLDQVLPGHGSVPLSPYFFWPRKDAWEELKTTLESKPWISQKQMIILLNQATDIINLWQQSGGNLS, via the exons ATGTTAACAATGTCAGTTCAATCTAGCTTGAAAACCAGTGTTACTATCCCTTCTTTACCTTCCCACAATCCCTCTGTTAAATCCTTCAGATGTTCTTCCTTCTCTGTAAACAACACAGTTTCATCTTCCATTCTTAGTTACAAAACCAAACCAACAAGAAGTATCCATAAGCTTTTTGCTTCAGCTGCCACTGAAACAGAACCAGTTACAGCTGAGATTTCAGACTCTGTTGTTCAAGAAATAGAG AAGACTGATTCTAAGAAAAAGGTAATTGAGAAGCCAAGACTGGTATTAAAGTTCATATGGATGGAGAAGAACATAGGACTTGGTCTTGATCAAGTGTTACCAGGACATGGTTCTGTACCTTTGAGTCCATATTTCTTTTGGCCAAGGAAAGATGCATGGGAGGAGCTGAAAACAACACTAGAGAGCAAGCCATGGATATCACAGAAACAGATGATTATTTTGCTTAATCAAGCAACTGATATCATCAATTTGTGGCAGCAAAGTGGTGGCAATTTGTCCTAA